The Blastopirellula sediminis sequence CTGCAGCAAGTTGTGCGTGATCTGTTGGACGCGGGCATCGGGGCCATGCGGGCGACTCCAATGCGACCAGGGCAACACATGCCCCGGCGGAGAGCTTAGTCCCTGCGCCCAAAAAATCGTCGCCGCGTTAAAGACGAAGTTTCCTTTGGGGCCGGGATAGATGGTCGCGGTCCATTGTTGCGGATTGACGCCACCTTGCCACGCGGTACCAGCGCCGACCACTTGTAGGCCGGGGATATCGGCCGGTTCGCCGTGATATTCCCAGCCGATCAAACCGGGGATGGAGTCTCCTTTTTTGACGCCGGTTCCGGCGAACATCCAGTGATCCGGTTGCGTGACGATCCAGTCGCCGCCGCCGTTAACCGGCTCGACATTCCGGGCGCCCATCAGCAGTCCTTCGTCGGGACCGTGATGCGGAAACGGACCATGGTCTTTCTCGCGATTGACGGCGTAATCGTTCGTGCCGCCGTAAGGTCCACCGCGAGAAATGGTCCGATTCGGTATGCCGACGCTGTTGTCTTGGAACGGGGTGACCCAACAGACGGCGTTGCCGGAGAGGAAGAGGAGGTTGACCCCTTCGTCTCGCATTTTCTCGACCGAGCGGAATTGCCGGATGTCCCAGTATTCGTCGTGCCCGACGCTGATGAAGGTCTTGCAGCGCAGACCGCGATCAGGGGTCAGCATGTCGCTGTTAGAGCAATAGCTGACGTCGTAGCCATGTTGTTCGAGCCAATAGGCGAGCGGGAACTCGAACGGGAGGAATTCGCCGGAGCCGACGGTGCGAGGATCGTTGACGACCCCTTGATGTTGCGCTTCGCGGCCATAGGGGCGATCAAAGCTGACGTCGGCCCAGGGCCCCTGGTTTCCTTTCGGATGGGTGTAGATTGAGTAGTTGTTGGGCCAGCGGTTGTAGGCTTGCCAGGTGTTGTCGCTGACTTGAAACAAGATGTCGGCGGGACGTTCGTCGCGAACGACGAAGACGACGTAGCTTTGCCAGTACGCTTCGCCCGGTTCGGGGATGGTGGTGAGTCGCCCCAAGTAAACGCCGCTGATCCAGTCCGTTGGAATCGTCAGCGAAACCGTCGCTGGCCAGCGGCATTCGTGGATATTGCGTTCGCCGGGAGTCGGCGTCGCTTCGGTCTGGCTTTCCAGCGGACCGAGCGTCTTCATCAACCGCGCTCCGTCGCCGCCGTAGTACCCCATCCGGAAGATTTCGAGCTGAAACGACCGGGCCGGATTGGTCGAGACCATGATGTCGATCGACTCGCCCGGGAGGACGCTTTGCTTGCTGCAATATCCCTCGATCCAAGGAGAGCGGAAGCCGACGCTGTCGACGCGAACGCGGGTGATCTGCCAGTCCTTGGCGCCGGGAAGGGCGTTTTCGGCAGGGATCGTATCGCGGTTGGGCTTCGGCTCGTCGGCGCGAACCGATTGTGGGGCATGAGTGACGCCGGTCGCGAGCGTGGTGGCGGCGATCGCCCCTTGCAGGAACTGGCGCCGTGGCAACTTGGCCAAGGGATCGTCAGGCATGGCGAGACTACGCGTTTTGAGGTGGGAACGGGGGGAGGTGGACCTTCATCGTAGTAAAGAAAAAAGTCGATGTCACGTGGAATCTTGCTCTGGCCGCGAAGCTTGCGCTTTAAGTGGCTTTCGATGAGCGGGTGGTGCGCCGATTGTAAAGATTTGCAGCCTTTGGGGGCTCCCAGGGAGATAATCAAGCGGGGTGATTGGTGAAGCGAAACGGGTGAAGTAGCATTTTGTTGTTCAGGTTCTCCTTTCTTGATTTTGGAATCGTTGGATGACAAACATTCATTTGCTCGCTTGGTGTGCGCTGATTTTGGGTACGTCGGCGAGCGCGGTATTCGCTCACGAGGGAGAAGAGGGGCACGCGCACGAGCCAATCGCCGTCAAACCGGCTGAGATGTACCAACCGACCGCAATGCCGGACCGCATTGTTTTGACCTGGAGCGGCGATCCCCGCACGACCCAGGCCGTAACCTGGCGGACGTCGGTCGAAGTCGCCACGGGATTGGCTGAAATTGCCGAAGCGGAAGGAGGCCCGAACTTTCCGAAGCAGGCGACGCAGCACAAAGCGATTACCGAAGCGCTGAAAACCGATCTGAACACCGCCCACTTCCATAGCGTGAATTTCGAGAACCTGATTCCGGGAACGCGTTATGCGTATCGCGTCGGCGACGGAGTGAATTGGAGCGAGTGGTTCCAGTTTTCGACCGCCACCGAACAGCCGGAGCCGTTTTCGTTCATCTATTTTGGGGATGCGCAGAACAACATCCGTTCGATGTGGTCGCGGGTCATTCGCGAAGCGTACCGCGACGCTCCGAAGGCGGCGTTCCTGCTGCATGCCGGTGACCTGATAAACCACGCCGACTCGGACGCCGAGTGGGGTGAGTGGTTTGGCGCCGGAGCGTGGCTGAACGCGATGACTCCGAACGTGGCGATTCCCGGCAACCACGAGCTGGCGGAAGGTCCGAACGGAACGCGGCGCCTGACCCGACATTGGCGAACGAGTTTCGCGTTTCCCGAGAACGGACCGCGGGGACTGGAAGAAACCTGCTTTACGTTCGTCTATCACAACCTGCGGATCATTGGTCTGAACAGCAACGAACTGCACCAAGAGCAGACCGTCTGGCTTGAGAAGGTGCTGGCGGAGAACAAGTCCCCCTGGGTCATCTGTACGTTCCATCATCCGATTTACGCGACCAATAAGTATCGCGATAACGCTGATCTGCGGGCGCTTTGGAAGCCGCTCTTCGATCGCTACAAAGTCGATCTCGTGCTGCAAGGTCACGACCATGCGTATGGGCGAACCGGATTCAACGTCCCCGGCGTCAACGTCCCGCAGAGCGAGTTCTCGACCTTCGGAGCGGCCGTGGAGCAGGCAAAGCAGGGCGCGGATGGCAAAGTGAAGGTCGGGATGGTGAACGTTCCGACCGGCGTGCAAAACGTCGACCAACAGAACGGAACGGTCTACGTCGTCTCGGTCAGCGGGCCGAAGATGTACGACAACGCACGTTTTCCGTTCATGCTCCGCAACGGCGAAGACATTCAGCTCTACCAGATCATCCACGTCGACGGCGACAAGCTCCGCTATGAAGCGCGAACGGCGATCGGCCAGTTGTATGACGCCTTCGAACTGCGGAAGCAGGGGAAGGGAGTGAACAACCAGCTTGTCGAGATCCCGGGCGAAATTCCGGCAGTTCTCCGCGGAGCTAAACCGTAGAAACCTGCGCGGGATTGCCTCACTGGCGTATTGCTGACCTCTATATTCCGAAAGCGAGATAAATATGCTTGCGGATTTGCCCCTATTTTATCCCCGGAATCCTGCGGGAACGGCCAGTTTTCGCGGGGCCCGTCGTCGCAGGGGGCAAAAGTCCTGTTGATCGTTGAGGGCATTCGCCGATAATTTAGCCTAGTTGGCGGGATTTCCCTGACCGGAACTAGGTACGTGATGCGACATCTAGCAGTCATTCTGACGATAACGGCCATGCTGTGGCATGCGATCGTCGGTTGCTGCGCCCATCACGTCCATGCCGAAGACGCTTGCTGCCAAAGCACTTCCGGCAAATCCGCCGTCGCTGACGACCATCATGGTGGCTGCGGTCATCATCATGCCGTCGCCGAACCCGACGAAGTTGCGAACCAGACGCCGGCTTCCGAAGAGTCCGATCCGCATTCCCATTGCTCGGAACTGCGTTGCGTTTATGTGACGACCGGATCGGACGAGATGCCGAGTGCCGACGATTGCTGGTCGCAACCCTGTTATCTGGAAACGAGTTGCGCGATTAGCCTAGTCGCTGATTGCAGCCTGCTCGAAGCTCGCCAACGCGAGGATCTTTCGCCCGACGGCCCTGCTATGCGCCGTCATCTTCTGATGGGCGTTTTGCGGATTTAAGTCCGTTGTAGTGCACGTTTTCCGTTTGCGCTTAGCAGAGAGGGCGACTTGCTTGTCGCCGTCATTCGCTTCGCCTAAGCGTTCTGTCGAGTTCTGGGCTGATATTGAGTTTTTCGTGCAAGTCACGAAGCATGCGTGCGTCGCCTGACGCCGGATCGGAAACAAAGAGATGAACGTTCCGCAAAAAGCAGGTTCGAATGGTTTCGGGACGACGTTTGTCGTCGCCGTGATTGTCGCCGCGGTCGCGGCTGGATCGGTCTACGTCGTGATGCGGTCGACGCAGTCGGCGGCAGCTTCCGGCGATGCGCATGACGAACATGCGCATGAGGATGAACATGCCCATGATCACGCAGGGCATTCGGAAGAAGCGTCAATCAAACTAAGCGCCAACGGCTTGAAGAACATTGGCTACCGTCCCCTGACGCTGGAGTTGGGAACCTATACGCGCCGGATCAATTTGCCGGCGATGGTGGTCGAACGCCCTGGCCGGACGCAGATCTATATTTCATCGCCGCTCACCGGCGTCGTGTCGAAGATTTACCCGATGCCGGGTGCGGCGGTTGCGGCGGGGAGCCCGCTGTTTGAGATTCGGCTAACGTTTGAAGAACTGGTCACCGCTCAGAGCGACCTGATTCGCACGCAAGAGAACCTGGACGTGGTCAATGCGGAGATCGCGCGACTCAAGTCGCTGACCGCCGGGGTCGTGCCGGGCAAACGCGTTTTGGAACAGGAATACGAGAAACAAAAGCTGGAAGCGTCGCTCAAAGCGGAACGCCAGGCGCTGCTGTTGCATGGACTGACCCAGGCTCAGATTGACGCAATCACCGAAGAGCGGCAGTTGTTTCAGACCTTGACGGTGGTCGCGCCCGACTATGAACGAGACGGAGCGGCCTGCTCGATGGATCATTTCTTTCATGTTCAGGAGATCTCGGTCAACGTTGGCCAGCAAGTCAACGCCGGCGAGCGTTTGGGAATTCTCGCCGATCACTGCGAACTCTACATCGAAGGAAGCGCGTTTGAAGACGACGCGTCGCGTCTGCGTGAAGCGTCCGCCAAAGGTTGGCCGGTGACCGCCCAGCTGACGTCGGGCAAGGGAGAACGCGAAACGATCGAGGGATTGCAGTTGCTCTATCTGTCGGACGTGGTTGATTGGCAGTCGCGGGCATTTCGCTTTTACATGGCGCTGCCGAACGACGTCGTCAGCGACAAGGTCGCGGCGAACGATCAGCGTTACGTCGAATGGCGATTCAAGCCGGGGCAGCGAATGGAAGTTCGCGTGCCGGTAGAACAGTGGGAAAATCGGCTGGTCTTGCCGGTCTCGGCAATCGTCGACGAAGGCGCCGAGAGCTACGTCTATCAGCAAAACGGCGACCACTTTGACCGGGTTCCGGTCCATGTCGAGTTTCGCGATCAAGAGTCGGTCGTCGTCGCCAACGACGGATCGGTTTATCCGGGCGACGTGATCGCGGCCCGCGGAGCGTATCAGATTCATTTGGCGATCAAGAACAAGTCGGGTGGCGCGGTCGATCCGCACGCTGGGCACAACCACTAGGCCGTGCCGAAAGCCGCACGTCGTAACCACGCCTTCCACGACCTTTAACCGAAGCGCCGACGCATGCTCAATTCCATCATCCGATTTTCCCTGCAAAATCGCCTGCTGGTGATCGCCTTCGCCGTATTTCTGCTGATTTACGGCGGATGGCAAGCGTATCACCTGCCGATCGACGTCTTTCCGAATCTCAACCGCCCACGCGTCGTCG is a genomic window containing:
- a CDS encoding N,N-dimethylformamidase beta subunit family domain-containing protein, with protein sequence MPDDPLAKLPRRQFLQGAIAATTLATGVTHAPQSVRADEPKPNRDTIPAENALPGAKDWQITRVRVDSVGFRSPWIEGYCSKQSVLPGESIDIMVSTNPARSFQLEIFRMGYYGGDGARLMKTLGPLESQTEATPTPGERNIHECRWPATVSLTIPTDWISGVYLGRLTTIPEPGEAYWQSYVVFVVRDERPADILFQVSDNTWQAYNRWPNNYSIYTHPKGNQGPWADVSFDRPYGREAQHQGVVNDPRTVGSGEFLPFEFPLAYWLEQHGYDVSYCSNSDMLTPDRGLRCKTFISVGHDEYWDIRQFRSVEKMRDEGVNLLFLSGNAVCWVTPFQDNSVGIPNRTISRGGPYGGTNDYAVNREKDHGPFPHHGPDEGLLMGARNVEPVNGGGDWIVTQPDHWMFAGTGVKKGDSIPGLIGWEYHGEPADIPGLQVVGAGTAWQGGVNPQQWTATIYPGPKGNFVFNAATIFWAQGLSSPPGHVLPWSHWSRPHGPDARVQQITHNLLQRAITA
- a CDS encoding purple acid phosphatase family protein → MTNIHLLAWCALILGTSASAVFAHEGEEGHAHEPIAVKPAEMYQPTAMPDRIVLTWSGDPRTTQAVTWRTSVEVATGLAEIAEAEGGPNFPKQATQHKAITEALKTDLNTAHFHSVNFENLIPGTRYAYRVGDGVNWSEWFQFSTATEQPEPFSFIYFGDAQNNIRSMWSRVIREAYRDAPKAAFLLHAGDLINHADSDAEWGEWFGAGAWLNAMTPNVAIPGNHELAEGPNGTRRLTRHWRTSFAFPENGPRGLEETCFTFVYHNLRIIGLNSNELHQEQTVWLEKVLAENKSPWVICTFHHPIYATNKYRDNADLRALWKPLFDRYKVDLVLQGHDHAYGRTGFNVPGVNVPQSEFSTFGAAVEQAKQGADGKVKVGMVNVPTGVQNVDQQNGTVYVVSVSGPKMYDNARFPFMLRNGEDIQLYQIIHVDGDKLRYEARTAIGQLYDAFELRKQGKGVNNQLVEIPGEIPAVLRGAKP
- a CDS encoding efflux RND transporter periplasmic adaptor subunit, which encodes MNVPQKAGSNGFGTTFVVAVIVAAVAAGSVYVVMRSTQSAAASGDAHDEHAHEDEHAHDHAGHSEEASIKLSANGLKNIGYRPLTLELGTYTRRINLPAMVVERPGRTQIYISSPLTGVVSKIYPMPGAAVAAGSPLFEIRLTFEELVTAQSDLIRTQENLDVVNAEIARLKSLTAGVVPGKRVLEQEYEKQKLEASLKAERQALLLHGLTQAQIDAITEERQLFQTLTVVAPDYERDGAACSMDHFFHVQEISVNVGQQVNAGERLGILADHCELYIEGSAFEDDASRLREASAKGWPVTAQLTSGKGERETIEGLQLLYLSDVVDWQSRAFRFYMALPNDVVSDKVAANDQRYVEWRFKPGQRMEVRVPVEQWENRLVLPVSAIVDEGAESYVYQQNGDHFDRVPVHVEFRDQESVVVANDGSVYPGDVIAARGAYQIHLAIKNKSGGAVDPHAGHNH